The Flavobacterium psychrotrophum region GCGATTTTCTTGATCCTATGTGTGGTAGTGGTACCATACTTGCCGAAGCTGCCATGATAGCCTGTAACATACCTGCAAACATAAACCGTAAGGAGTTTGCCTTTGAAAAATGGAACGACTGGGACAATGACCTGTTTGATAAAATTACTGATTCGCTACTGGGTAAAGTCCGTGAATTTCATTACAGCATAAAAGGGTATGACAAAGCGCCATCGGCTGTTGAAAAAGCGAAAGACAATATGCGCAATGCTAACCTTGAAGAATATATAACCATAAGCCGCGAAAACTTTTTTGACACCAATAAAGAAACGCGTGGCCCACTCCACATGGTATTTAACCCGCCCTACGGCGAAAGGCTGGATATAGACCTGGAGCGTTTTTACCGTGAAATAGGCGATACCTTAAAACAGGGCTATGAAAACACAAATGCCTGGTTTATTACCGGTAATCTTGAAGCCCTTAAGTTTGTAGGCCTAAGGCCATCGCGCAAAATAAAACTGTTTAACGGTAAGCTTGAAGCACGCCTGGTAAAATACGAAATGTATGAAGGCAGCAAGAAAGCAAAATTTCAGGAACGTAACGAGGAGTAATTAGTATTCATGTAGAGACGCATTGCATGCGTCTCCCAATAGATTTCACATAAGATTTAGCCCGCTTTAACTGAGTGAAGCTAGCCCCTCTCCTTTGGAGAGGTTGGAGTGAGGCAAAAAAAAGCCCGGAAGATTACACTTTCCGGGCTTTATATTTTATTTCGTTTCAGTAGTCCTTGTCTTTTCTGCTTTATGATCTGATAACTTTCGAATAAAGGGACTATTTTGTAAATAGCGTAATTACATAATACATTATTGCAGCAATAACAGCCGATACCGGTATGGTAAGCACCCATGCCCATAACAGGCTTATCGTTACACCCCATCGTACAGCAGATACCCTTTTTGTTACCCCTACCCCGATAATAGAACCGGTAATGGTATGTGTGGTAGAAACCGGAATACCTAAATGCTCAGCAGTATATAATGTAATAGCACCGGCAGTTTCTGCAGCCACGCCCTCAAGAGATGTAACTTTGGTAATTTTAGTACCCATGGTTTTAACAATTTTCCAGCCACCGCTCATAGTACCCAGGCCTATCATCATAAAACTCGCAATAGGCACCCAGTACCAGTGGCTTACAAAGTATTTAAACGGGTCTTCAGCCGCCATATAATTAGCATCTATCTGGATATGAGTATGATAATAAATAACCGCTGCACCTATAATACCCATTACTTTTTGAGCATCGTTAGCACCATGCCCAAGGCTAAATAGTGCTGACGAAACCAACTGAAGTCGACGGAACCACTTGTCTGCCTTTGATGGCATTACGTTCCGGCAAATATTCATAATGAGTATCGTTATAAAATAAGCTACAATAAGTCCAATAACCGGCGCAAGAAATATAAAGGCGATGATTAACCATACTTTATTTTCTACAACACTAGATAAATCGCCGTCAACCTGTATGGCATGCGCTACCGCAGCACCTACAAACCCACCAATAAGCGTATGCGATGATGATGATGGTATACCCAGTTTCCAGGTAAGGAGATTCCAGGTTACGGCAGCAATAAGGCCCGCAAGTATTACCTCAAGGGTAATAAAATCAGGGTTAACACTTTTTGCAATAGTATTACCTATTTTAAACTCCCCTATCCAGTACCTTGAAATAAAGTAAGCCAGGAAGTTAAAAAAAGCAGCCCACAGTACCGCCTGAAAAGGCGTAAGTACTTTAGTTGCAACAATAGTCGCTATAGAGTTTGCTGCATCATGAAAACCATTGATGAAGTCAAAAATAAGCGCAAGCACAATAATAACTACAAGTAAAGTCATAAAACGGTGTAAAGAATTGTGTTATGAGTGCTTAACAGCAATCGTTTCAAGCACGTTTGCTACTCCCTTACATTTATCTGAAGCCGTTTCAAGGGCAGAAAGCACCTCTTTGTACTTGATAATGTTTTTCACATCCGTTTCATTTTCAAAAATATCGGCAACAGCCTTATCAAAAACGTTATCTGATTTGTTTTCAAGCTTATTTAGCTTTTTACAGATATCAGCAATGTTTTGAAGGTTCTTCATATCCTTAAGGTCTGCCACAGCCATTTGAATAAGCTGCGCACTCTCTAGGGTTATCTCAGTCATCTTACGGATACTCTTGGTAATTTTCTCTACCTGGTAAAGCCTCATACGGCTTGCAGCCCCATAAAGGTAATCAGCAACGTTATCCATAGCTGTAATAAGCGCGTGTACATCTTCGCGGTCAAACGGTGTAAGAAAGTTACGGCTAAGCTCCAGGTTCATTGTATGGGTAATATCTTCGATAATTGCTTCATACTCTTCCACTTTTTTGAAAAGCGCTTCGCGCTCTGCTTTTGGAAGATTAACGGCTTCGTGTAATGTTTGAGCCAGAAAAACAAGGTTTTGCGCAGCTTGTTCAAACAATGGGAAGAATTTTTTGTCTTTAGGAACCAGAAACTGGAAGATACTATTTATAGACATTTACGTGTTTTTTAATGCCGCAAATGTAGGATGCTTATGTTAAGAAATCATTAACTAATCATAAACATGAGGTTACTAATGTTAAGAGCCGATTTTAGTAAATTTTACAGACCTTTTAAAAATTTATTTTATTTCCAAAGAAATTCATATTTTAGCAACAACAAACACTCATTTTTTTAATAATACCCAAATTTATGGATATTAATTTCAATAAAAACGAAGATCACAACAGGCTGCTTCTTTCGGCATTAAAGCAAAAACTGGCGAAAGTTTATGTAGGCGGAGGCGAAAAACGCATCGAAAAACTTCATTCAGAAGGTAAACTTACAGCACGCGAACGTGTTGACTATTTACTTGACAAAGATAGCAAAAGTATAGAGATAGCCGCTTTTGCCGGAGACGGTATGTATGCCGAACATGGAGGCTGCCCCGGTGGCGGCGTAGTAGTGGTTATGGGATACGTTTCTGGCAAGCAATGCATTGTTGTGGCTAATGATGCTACGGTAAAGGCTGGTGCGTGGTTTCCTATTACAGGTAAGAAAAACCTACGTGCCCAGGAAATTGCCATGGAAAACCGCCTGCCTATTATTTACCTTGTAGACAGTGCCGGCGTATACCTACCCTTGCAGGATGAAATTTTTCCTGATAAAGAACACTTTGGGCGCATCTTCCGTAATAATGCCATAATGAGCAGTATGGGCATTACCCAGATTGCTGCCGTTATGGGTAGCTGTGTGGCAGGCGGTGCCTACCTTCCTATTATGAGCGATGAAGCGCTGATTGTTGACAAAACGGGAAGCATCTTTTTAGCAGGAAGTTATTTAGTTAAAGCCGCTATTGGCGAAAGCATCGATAACGAAACTCTGGGCGGAGCTACCACGCACTGCGAAATATCGGGTGTTACTGATTATAAAGCTAAGGACGACCGTGATGCTTTAGACCGCATTCGCAGTATTGTTAGTAAAATAGGAGATTACACACCTGCCGGATTTAATCGCATTGCTGCTGCAAAGCCAGCTCTTGACCCTAAAGAAATATATGGTATACTACCTAAACTGCGTAATGAGCAGTATGATATGATGGAAATCATCAAACGCTTGGTAGACAATTCTGAAATAGATGAATACAAAGCAGGCTACGGACAGACTATTATTACCGGCTATGCCCGCATACAGGGCTGGGCTGTGGGTATTGTTGCTAACCAGCGCAAGGTGGTTAAAAGTAAAAAAGGTGAAATGCAGTTTGGCGGTGTTATTTATTCTGACAGTGCTGATAAGGCCACACGCTTTATAGCCAACTGTAACCAAAAGAAAATCCCTTTGGTTTTCTTACAGGACGTAACCGGATTTATGGTGGGATCTAAATCAGAACACGGTGGTATTATTAAAGATGGCGCCAAAATGGTTAACGCCGTAAGTAATTCTGTCGTACCTAAATTCACGATCGTAATAGGAAACAGTTATGGCGCGGGCAACTATGCCATGTGCGGCAAGGCCTATGACCCCCGACTCATAGCTGCCTGGCCTAGTGCTGAACTGGCTGTTATGGGTGGCACTCAGGCTGCAAAAGTACTATTGCAAATAGAAGCCAGTTCGCTAAAAGCCCGTGGTGAGGAACTAACCCCTGAAAAAGAAGCCGAACTGTTCGATAAGATAAAAGCAAAATATGATGCTCAGGTATCTCCTTACTATGCCGCTGCCCGCCTTTGGACAGATGGCATCATCGACCCGCTTGATACCCGCACCTGGATAAGTATGGGTATTGAAGCGGCTAACCATGCCCCGATTGAGAAACAATTCAATTTAGGTGTGATACAGGTGTAATTTCATACACATTATAAAACTAAAGAGCCGCTTACTGATTACAGTAAAGCGGCTCTTTTATATTTTTTTGACTTTAGCCTCTCGACTAGCCTATCATTTTCCTTGCCTTTTCCAAATCTTCAGGTGTATCAATACCAATACCTACATGGCTCGTTTGCACCATTTTTATTTTTTTGCCGTACTCTAAATAACGTAGTTGCTCCAGTTTTTCAGAAGCTTCCAGCTTTTGCATCGGCAGGTTATAGAAATCCATCAGCGCATGCTTACGGAACGCGTAGATACCTATGTGCTTCATGTACTTTACTCCTGCCTCCTTATCCCGTGGGTACGGAATTACCGAGCGTGAAAAGTACAGCGCGAAATTCTTTTGGTCGGTAATTACCTTAACGTTGTTTGGATTTTCGATATCCTCCCAGTCGGTTATGTGCATCATTAGAGAAGCAAGATCTACCTCACGGGCTATGTCTCCTTTAAATACCTCCAGAACATCTGCAAGTGGCTCTTTATTGATAAAAGGTTCATCGCCCTGCACATTTACAACCACATCTACATCCATGTGCTCTACAGCTTCGGCAATACGGTCAGAGCCACTTTCGTGTTCCTTAACACTCATAATGGCCTTGCCACCGTTGGCTACAATTTCGTTGTAAATAATATCAGAATCAGTTACCACAAACACATCGTCAAAAAGGCCTGTGCCAAGGGCTGCCTGATAGGTTCTGGTTATTACGGTTTTTCCGCCAAGATCCTGCATTAGTTTTGCAGGGAAACGGGTACTTGCATATCGTGCGGGTATTACGGCTATTATTTTCATGGTTTTGTCATTTTCTCTGTAGAGACGCATTGCATGGCATGCGTCTCTTATTATAAAAACGCACAACTGCGTCCTAAATTTTATTTAATTACGGGAGACGCATGCAATGCGTCTCTACTCCTCAAAGCTATCATCCTTAAACCCTATCAGGTACAGCCTGTCTTTTGCCCGTGTAATGGCGGTATACAACCAGCGGATATAATCGCGGTCGATGCCCTCAGGCAAATACGGCTGTTCGATGAATACTGTGTTCCACTGCCCGCCCTGGCTTTTGTGGCAGGTAATAGCATAGCTGAACTTTACTTGCAACGCATTAAAATGCGGGTTCGCCTTTATCTTTAAAAAGCGTTTAAACTGGCTTGGTTCATCGGCAAAATCTAACAAGACTTCCTGATATAGCTTGTTACTTTCTTCGTATGTTAATGAGGGAGATTCGCTCGTGAGCGTATCTAACAACAATACGGTTTCAAGCGGTGGCTGGCTGGGATAATCCACCAGGCGGACTTTCACCTTGGCAAATTTAAATCCATACAACTCCTCAATCCTGAAAATTTCCAGCACCTCGATAATATCGCCATTAGCAATAAAGCCGGCTTCGCTTTTTTCGTCAAGCCAAAAATAGTTATTCTTTACCACCATTAAAAAATCTCCGGTAGAAAGTTCGTTCTCACGGTCAAGAATGCGAGTGCGTATCTGCTGGTTGTAAGCGTTGGCGCGCTTGTTAGAACGCACTATAAATGCGGTATCTTCTATACTGTAATTGCTATAGGCGCTGTGTATGGCATCCTGAATATCATAGCCGTCGGTAAGGCGCACAATGTCTTTAAAACCACGTACATTGAATTTAAACGTATCAAAAAAAGCAGTCTTCAATAGTTCGCGCAGTTCGGTGGCATTGTATAGTATCCCCGACTTTTCTTCCTGTCGCATCACTTCGTCCAACTCTATGTGCTGCACATCTTTAAAATAAGCTTGTGACAATTGCTTTTCGTCGAGTGCCGGGCTAAGGTCAGAGTTTACAGGCGGCAACTGTGCCGTATCGCCCACAAAAATCATTTTGCAGTTCTGCCCGCTGTATACATAACTCATAAGGTCGTCGAGCAGGGAGCTGCTTTCATACATCTTAGAGTCGGTAGGCGTGTCAGATATCATTGAAGCCTCGTCTACAATAAATACTGTGTCCTTAAACTTGTTTTGCTGTAATGTAAATGACATAGCGCCACCACTCCCCTTTTTAGGGAAATAAATGCGCTTGTGTATGGTGTGGGCAGGCTTTTCGCTATAGCCTGCAATTACCTTAGCGGCACGACCCGTGGGTGCCAGTAGTACATATTTTTTACCGGCATCTTTAAGATGATTAACCAGTGTAGCAATAATAGTAGTCTTGCCTGTACCGGCATACCCCTTAAGTACAAAAAGATTATCGCGGTTACCGCTGACTATAAAGTGGGCAATTTGCTGAAAGAAAATGTCCTGTTTTAGTGTGGGGCTAAACGGAAAGTTTTGCCTCAGTATCTTATAAAACAGTGCATCGTTCATTAATAAAGGGGTGTTATATTTTATAGCCCAAAGATAAGGGTAATATTTCAGGACAAATTTAATACAGAAGGCAAAATTTTAAATTAGCTATTGCACAAAGTTTAACAAAGAAGTCGCAAAGTTTCGCAAAGTTTTGATACCCAGGATTTGCTTTGCGTGTCTTTGTGCTTCCTTTGCGATACTTTGCGAAATCATAATCCATGTATAACCTTTGTGCAAGTTTGCTGAACAACATCCAAAAAAGAATGTAAATTTGCAACCAATCGTATTTACTAATGGACAACGGTATTACCACAAAAAATTACAAGAAACTCGTGTTGCAGGCTGCGGCATCGGGTGCGTCGTTTTGCGTGCTCGATACCCTCAACCACGAAGTAAAGCAACTGGAGCATTTCACCTTTATAAAAACGGCACCTATAGACGATGAACTATGGCGGCTGTTTATGAAGTTTCCTGAAATGCGCCTGCGGTATGATGAGATTACAGTACTGCATGACAACCCGTTTAACACGCCTGTACCTACAGCTTTGTTTGACGAAAACTATGCCGGTAGTTACCTGCAATACAACACCCGGGTGTTTGAGGCTGACGTATATGCGTGGGATGCCCTGGGCAGTTATGACATTACTAATGTGCACGTGCCGCTCATGAACATCAATAATTACCTGGTGGACCGACTGGGTGCTTTTGAGTATAAAAATTCGAACAGCATCTTGATGGAAAAGCTGCTTGATGCATCTGCAAATGCTTTCGAAAAGCAGGTATTTGTGCACATTCAGCCCACACATTTTGAAATTATAGTTACCCACGGGCAAAAGCTGTTGCTGTTTAACTCATTTGAATATGCAGCACCCGAAGACTTTTTATATTACCTGCTCTTTACCATGGAGCAGCTTTCGTTAAACCCTGAAACGGCAAGCGTTTGGCTTTTGGGCAGCATTGATACCGAAAGTCCGCTATATGCTTTGGCCTATACCTATATACGCAACATTGCGTTATACGATACAACTAAGCTTGCAGAGAAATGGCAGATACCCCTGGGCAGGCTTCACAAAACTTTATCTTACTGAACGCATGAGGATCATTTCCGGAAAATATAAGGGGCACCGCATAAGCGCACCCAAAAACCTGCCTGTTCGCCCTACAACGGATATGAGCAAGGAGTCGATGTTTAACATACTGGGCAACCGTTTTGACTTTGAAGGCCTTAAGGTGCTCGACCTCTTTAGCGGTACAGGTAACCTGAGCTATGAGTTTGCCAGCCGTGGCGCTTCGGCTATTACGGCGGTAGATGGCGATTTTGGCTGTGTAAAGTTTATTAAGCAAACGGCAGCGGGCTTTGGGTTTAATATCTCGGCTGTTAAGAATGATGTGTATAAATTCCTGAAAGGGCATAAAGCGGTGTACGATATTATTGTTGCCGACCCTCCCTATAACTTTACACAACAGCAGTTTGAAGACGTGGTTAGCCTGGTGTTTGAAGCCGAATTGCTAAACGAAGATGGCATGATGATAATTGAACACAGCAAGCACACAAAACTGGACCACCTGATGAACTTTTCGTTCGAAAAGAAGTACGGCGGCAGCATTTTTACCTTCTATGAGTTTGATAAGGATGAAAGTGAGGAAGATCTTACTATAGATACTGATACAGAAGAGGATGAAATATAGGAATACGGCTTTAGGGCCGTATTTTTTTTGTGGGAGATTTTTGTTAGATTTGGAAAACCAATTAATCAAAGATGGAATTAGTAAGTCAAATTATAAATGACCTTATAGATGATAGTAAATCATTAAACTCTGCTCTTTTAAAAACAAAAGTTTTAGCTAATAGGATACAAAGTATTGAGTTATTGAATTGGGCAAGTAAGGAGTTAACAGGCTATAGTGACAATAGAGATTTACCTCAATACAGAAAAGCAAAACATGCATATTTGAAAGGGGATTATATTCAGGGAAACAATCTTTTTAAAAATGCCGATATTCCAACCGATGGATTAGAGAATGACTTAGAAAAAAAATTATTACTTCATGATTTTTCCGACAGTATAAAATCTTTAGAAAGTTTGATTTCTAAAAATAACCCAAAAATAGGTTTCCCTTTAAATCCAACAATTGTTGCTTTTTTAGAGTCAAATATACAGAATAACGGAAATCCTTATTTTCAACTTCTTAATGTGAATAAAATAGCTTCGACTACTATAATAGTTGAAATCTTATCTAACGTGCGAGATAAACTCTTAGATTTCATGCTTGAAATTGACAAGCAGTTTGATAATATAACCGAGATAAGAGATTTAAAAATGAAAAGCGAGGAAATAAAATCTATTGTGAATAATACGATTATTCAAGGTGATGGAAATGTGCTTAATACTGGAGAAAAAGCTAATATTAAAAATATCAACAAAATTAATAAATCAAACAAAACTGATTTGATAAGTGCATTGAAGGATAATGGAGTAAGCGATGGAGATATTTCCGAATTAGTTGAAATTATTGACCAAGAAGAACCTATTTCAGAAACGTCAATGGGACCTGTCGTTAATAAATGGATTGGAAAAATGCTTAATAAGGCTATTGATGGAAGTTGGAATATAGGTATTGGAGCAGCTGGTGGAGTTTTAGTTGAAATTATAAAGCAGTATTATGGTATGTAAATAACAGATTGCTTCGTCGTTCCTCCTCGCAAAGACGGTCCGTGAAGAAAGCATTCCTAATAATGCCTGTCATTGCAAGCGCAGCGCAGTTTGGTAATTTACAAGGTTCTGAAAACCTTGCAGGTTGTCGGCTACTATTCCTGTAAGGTCTCAAAGACCTTGTAGGTATAAATAATTTAACTTACAACACTTATGAACACCTGACAGGTTTTTAAAAAACCTGTCAGGTATAAAAACACAGAACCCCGCTCTCACGAGTGGGGTTCTTTATATTGGTACGGTTTGTCATGCTGACGATAGGAAACATCTCAACTTAATTAGAGATTCTTCACTTCGTTCCTCCGTTCAGAATGACAACACGTGAAGAAAGCATCGCAGTCAAGCTTACGCCTTTTGCCTTATCCCTAATGCCTTAAGACTTACAAACTATCTAATAAGCTTCCTGTACTTAACACGCTTAGGCGTTAAATCGCCACCAAGGCGTTTTCTACGGTTCTCCTCATATTCAGAGAAGCTACCTTCAAAGAAGTAAATTTCCGAGTTGTTTTCAAACGCCAGTATGTGCGTACACACCCTGTCCAGGAACCAGCGGTCGTGGCTAATAACCACGGCGCAGCCTGCAAAGTTTTCCAAGCCCTCTTCAAGTGCACGAAGCGTGTTGATATCAAGGTCGTTGGTAGGCTCATCCAGCAGGAGTACGTTACCCTCTTCCTTAAGCGTCATGGCAAGGTGCAGCCTGTTGCGCTCACCACCTGATAGTGTGTTTACTTTTTTGTTCTGGTCGCTACCACCAAAGTTAAAGCGGCTCAGGTAAGCACGGCTGTTAACCTGCCTGCCACCCATCATAATAAGTTCCTGCCCATCGGCGAAGTTCTCCCATATCGACTTATCAGGGTCAATGTTAGAGTGACTCTGGTCTACATAAGCAATCTTCACGGTTTCACCCACAACAAATTCGCCGTTATCCGGTTCCTGCTCACCCATTATCATACGGAAAATGGTAGTTTTACCCGCACCGTTTGGCCCAATGATACCTACAATACCCGCCTGTGGCAGCGTAAAGTTAAGGTTGTCATACAATAGCCTGTCGCCAAAACCTTTAGCAACGCCCTTGGCTTCGATAACATTTGTACCCAGCCTAGGTCCGTTCGGGATATATATTTCCAGTTTCTCGTCCAGTTCTTTCTGGTCTTCGTTCAGTAGTCGGTCATAGTTTTGCAGACGCGCTTTTTGCTTAGTCTGGCGGCCTTTTGCTCCCTGACGCACCCAGTCAAGCTCGCGCTCTAACGTTTTGCGGCGTTTAGATGCTGTTTTCTCTTCCTGCTCCAGACGTTTTGCCTTTTGGTCAAGCCAGGAAGAGTAGTTACCCTTCCATGGAATACCTTCGCCACGGTCAAGCTCAAGAATCCAGCCCGCTACGTTATCAAGGAAATAACGGTCGTGTGTTACGGCGATAACCGTACCTGCATATTGCGATAAGTGTTGCTCCAGCCACAGTACACTTTCGGCGTCAAGGTGGTTGGTAGGCTCATCCAATAATAATACATCAGGTTGTTGAAGCAGCAGGCGGCATAGCGCCACACGTCTTTTCTCACCACCCGAAAGTACTTTTATAGGGGTATCAGGCTCTGGTGTACGCAGGGCATCCATAGCTATTTCTAGTTTGGTATCCAGTTCCCACGCGCCACTGGCATCGATCTTATCCTGTAATAGTGCCTGACGCTCCATTAGCTTGTCCATCTTATCGGCATCTTCGTATACCTCAGGGTCGCCAAAGCTATCGTTTATTTTGTTGAACTCTTCAAGTAATGCAACCGTTTCGGCTACGCCCTCGCGTACTACCTCAATAACGGTTTTGTTTTCGTCAAGCAGTGGCTCCTGCTCCAGGTAACCTACTGTATAGCCGGGAGAAAATACCACATCGCCCTGGTAGCTCTTGTCTACCCCTGCAATAATTTTTAATAGTGATGATTTACCCGAACCATTAAGACCCAGGATACCTATTTTTGCCCCGTAAAAAAAGCTAAGGTATATATCCTTAAGCACGGGTTTTTGTGCCCCTGATACGTCTTAGAGACGCGGGACATTGAAAATATTACTTTCTTATCGTCGCTCATGTTATGTTTTTGGTTTATTGTTTTTGGTTTATTGTTCTCACTCAGTTGCTTAAACTTCAACCCATTTAAATCTGTCTAATATTTGCTCAGTCTTTCTTAAACTTAATACCTTTTATTTCTGTATTTCTAAGATAATTTATAAAAGACCCTAACTTATTCTTCTCAAGTTCAGCCATGTTATTAAGCTTAACATGCTGTTCTTCTGTAATTAACTTTTTATCAAATGCACGGTAGGATTGAGATTTCACTTCTCCACAGGAACCTTTAGCAATGCTAAGGAATTGAATAAACTCTCTCGTACCATTTCTTTCAAAGCCTTCTGCAATGTTATCCATTATGCTTCCAGAACTTCGAACTATTTGGTCTTTTAGAGAATAATTAGTTTTTAAGGATGTCGTTTCTATAAGGAATGTAATATATTGGCAAATTTCTCTGGCTAAAATCCAGACTTGTAATTCTTCAAATCGTTCAATTTTTGCCATTCCACCTAACTATAAACCACAAACCCTAAACAACAAACAATTTTTAAACCCTTCCTTTAAGCGCGTTAAATACCCATGCTATTGCAAAAAAGCCGATACCCACAGTACCGAAGCCCCATCCGGCTACCTCTTCATATTTAAATGCACCCATGCCTACCAGTATTGCTCCCATAATAACCATAAGCAATGTGGCCCAGCCAAGTACTGTATTCTTATTCATCATCTTCTCGTTTCGTGTTTAAAAAGCAAATATCGGTAAAGTTTGTTTATTTTAAAAACGTTGTCCTATCAGGATTGTACCAGATAAATACCGTCTTCTTTAATTTCGATAAGTCTTTGCTTATATAATGTACCAATTGCTTTTTTAAACGATTTCTTACTCATCTTCAGTACCGTCTTTATATCTTCGGGGTGGCTGTCATCTGTAAG contains the following coding sequences:
- a CDS encoding THUMP domain-containing class I SAM-dependent RNA methyltransferase, which encodes MENFKMIAKTLFGFEEILAKELHQLGAQNVEPGVRMVSFVGDKGFMYKANIALRTALKILKPIHGFRAYNELSLYKGVQSVDWSQYLNANQTFVVDVTLHSEQFNHSQFVALKTKDAIVDQFRDKFGKRPSIDKDYPDVRINLHIFNDQCSLSLDSSGDSLHHRGYRSATNIAPINEVLAAGMLLLSGWDGQGDFLDPMCGSGTILAEAAMIACNIPANINRKEFAFEKWNDWDNDLFDKITDSLLGKVREFHYSIKGYDKAPSAVEKAKDNMRNANLEEYITISRENFFDTNKETRGPLHMVFNPPYGERLDIDLERFYREIGDTLKQGYENTNAWFITGNLEALKFVGLRPSRKIKLFNGKLEARLVKYEMYEGSKKAKFQERNEE
- a CDS encoding inorganic phosphate transporter; the encoded protein is MTLLVVIIVLALIFDFINGFHDAANSIATIVATKVLTPFQAVLWAAFFNFLAYFISRYWIGEFKIGNTIAKSVNPDFITLEVILAGLIAAVTWNLLTWKLGIPSSSSHTLIGGFVGAAVAHAIQVDGDLSSVVENKVWLIIAFIFLAPVIGLIVAYFITILIMNICRNVMPSKADKWFRRLQLVSSALFSLGHGANDAQKVMGIIGAAVIYYHTHIQIDANYMAAEDPFKYFVSHWYWVPIASFMMIGLGTMSGGWKIVKTMGTKITKVTSLEGVAAETAGAITLYTAEHLGIPVSTTHTITGSIIGVGVTKRVSAVRWGVTISLLWAWVLTIPVSAVIAAIMYYVITLFTK
- a CDS encoding DUF47 domain-containing protein is translated as MSINSIFQFLVPKDKKFFPLFEQAAQNLVFLAQTLHEAVNLPKAEREALFKKVEEYEAIIEDITHTMNLELSRNFLTPFDREDVHALITAMDNVADYLYGAASRMRLYQVEKITKSIRKMTEITLESAQLIQMAVADLKDMKNLQNIADICKKLNKLENKSDNVFDKAVADIFENETDVKNIIKYKEVLSALETASDKCKGVANVLETIAVKHS
- a CDS encoding acyl-CoA carboxylase subunit beta; its protein translation is MDINFNKNEDHNRLLLSALKQKLAKVYVGGGEKRIEKLHSEGKLTARERVDYLLDKDSKSIEIAAFAGDGMYAEHGGCPGGGVVVVMGYVSGKQCIVVANDATVKAGAWFPITGKKNLRAQEIAMENRLPIIYLVDSAGVYLPLQDEIFPDKEHFGRIFRNNAIMSSMGITQIAAVMGSCVAGGAYLPIMSDEALIVDKTGSIFLAGSYLVKAAIGESIDNETLGGATTHCEISGVTDYKAKDDRDALDRIRSIVSKIGDYTPAGFNRIAAAKPALDPKEIYGILPKLRNEQYDMMEIIKRLVDNSEIDEYKAGYGQTIITGYARIQGWAVGIVANQRKVVKSKKGEMQFGGVIYSDSADKATRFIANCNQKKIPLVFLQDVTGFMVGSKSEHGGIIKDGAKMVNAVSNSVVPKFTIVIGNSYGAGNYAMCGKAYDPRLIAAWPSAELAVMGGTQAAKVLLQIEASSLKARGEELTPEKEAELFDKIKAKYDAQVSPYYAAARLWTDGIIDPLDTRTWISMGIEAANHAPIEKQFNLGVIQV
- the kdsB gene encoding 3-deoxy-manno-octulosonate cytidylyltransferase, which encodes MKIIAVIPARYASTRFPAKLMQDLGGKTVITRTYQAALGTGLFDDVFVVTDSDIIYNEIVANGGKAIMSVKEHESGSDRIAEAVEHMDVDVVVNVQGDEPFINKEPLADVLEVFKGDIAREVDLASLMMHITDWEDIENPNNVKVITDQKNFALYFSRSVIPYPRDKEAGVKYMKHIGIYAFRKHALMDFYNLPMQKLEASEKLEQLRYLEYGKKIKMVQTSHVGIGIDTPEDLEKARKMIG
- a CDS encoding ATP-dependent DNA helicase — encoded protein: MNDALFYKILRQNFPFSPTLKQDIFFQQIAHFIVSGNRDNLFVLKGYAGTGKTTIIATLVNHLKDAGKKYVLLAPTGRAAKVIAGYSEKPAHTIHKRIYFPKKGSGGAMSFTLQQNKFKDTVFIVDEASMISDTPTDSKMYESSSLLDDLMSYVYSGQNCKMIFVGDTAQLPPVNSDLSPALDEKQLSQAYFKDVQHIELDEVMRQEEKSGILYNATELRELLKTAFFDTFKFNVRGFKDIVRLTDGYDIQDAIHSAYSNYSIEDTAFIVRSNKRANAYNQQIRTRILDRENELSTGDFLMVVKNNYFWLDEKSEAGFIANGDIIEVLEIFRIEELYGFKFAKVKVRLVDYPSQPPLETVLLLDTLTSESPSLTYEESNKLYQEVLLDFADEPSQFKRFLKIKANPHFNALQVKFSYAITCHKSQGGQWNTVFIEQPYLPEGIDRDYIRWLYTAITRAKDRLYLIGFKDDSFEE
- a CDS encoding DUF3822 family protein; its protein translation is MDNGITTKNYKKLVLQAAASGASFCVLDTLNHEVKQLEHFTFIKTAPIDDELWRLFMKFPEMRLRYDEITVLHDNPFNTPVPTALFDENYAGSYLQYNTRVFEADVYAWDALGSYDITNVHVPLMNINNYLVDRLGAFEYKNSNSILMEKLLDASANAFEKQVFVHIQPTHFEIIVTHGQKLLLFNSFEYAAPEDFLYYLLFTMEQLSLNPETASVWLLGSIDTESPLYALAYTYIRNIALYDTTKLAEKWQIPLGRLHKTLSY
- the rsmD gene encoding 16S rRNA (guanine(966)-N(2))-methyltransferase RsmD, which codes for MRIISGKYKGHRISAPKNLPVRPTTDMSKESMFNILGNRFDFEGLKVLDLFSGTGNLSYEFASRGASAITAVDGDFGCVKFIKQTAAGFGFNISAVKNDVYKFLKGHKAVYDIIVADPPYNFTQQQFEDVVSLVFEAELLNEDGMMIIEHSKHTKLDHLMNFSFEKKYGGSIFTFYEFDKDESEEDLTIDTDTEEDEI
- a CDS encoding AbiTii domain-containing protein; translated protein: MELVSQIINDLIDDSKSLNSALLKTKVLANRIQSIELLNWASKELTGYSDNRDLPQYRKAKHAYLKGDYIQGNNLFKNADIPTDGLENDLEKKLLLHDFSDSIKSLESLISKNNPKIGFPLNPTIVAFLESNIQNNGNPYFQLLNVNKIASTTIIVEILSNVRDKLLDFMLEIDKQFDNITEIRDLKMKSEEIKSIVNNTIIQGDGNVLNTGEKANIKNINKINKSNKTDLISALKDNGVSDGDISELVEIIDQEEPISETSMGPVVNKWIGKMLNKAIDGSWNIGIGAAGGVLVEIIKQYYGM